Within Anopheles nili chromosome 3, idAnoNiliSN_F5_01, whole genome shotgun sequence, the genomic segment tttttttcgttcagaACTCGTTGTGCGGATGAGCACATAATTTTAGCCCCATCCATGCATCGAAATCGTCATATGAAGGAACTGATGTGTTTACTAAACATAACGAAAGTCGACAGTTTCAATACGAACGTTAAAGATTCGTTGATAACGAGCAAAACATCTTTTCTTCCATGGCGGATCGTGTGCATTCCCATCGTTGGCGACACGACAAACGAGTACAACGAAAAATGCGTCACCTCCAACTACCTGTTGTACATGATCGATTTGAAGCTGCTCAGTGATGCGGAAAAGCACAGTCTCAACTATATTCCAACGAACGGTTATTTGGAACGTGCAGATCCACTGTTTGACAATGTGCTTGAGAAACCGTACTACATTCCCCGATTGTGGAATTACATTCTTTCCTCTATACGCTACCACTGGAACGAGTTCGTGTACCAGCACGATCCACTCGAGTCACCCGACATCGAACGCAAACAGTACGCAGGAATGAACCAACTGCTTTCTGCTATGTTCATTTCCGTTGTGTACGTTTGCGGGGATTTCTTTTGCTCATTTAGGTCCATCAAAGGAAGCCCACTCGACAAAATCGATCATCTTAAGCGGCTCATTGAACGAGAAATCGACAAACGAAACCTAACGATGCGTACTATCTGCGATACATTTTTGCAATCGCTTGAACCCGTAAACTTACTCAAGGAGAGTATCTTTCTCATTTGGAAAACTCTAGCTATAGTTACGCTTATGGTACCATGGTACGCGTGGAGAGAAACTGAAGCGTTACTACTCTACGGATGCAAAGGAATAGTCGACAGTAGTACGATTGTTGGATTCGTCGTTGAATGCGTTCCGATTTGTTACGGTGTGGTCCTAGAATGCTGGCGAATGATGCGACTGCTAGTAGAAGTCAGTCTACGGCTGCATGAATAGTTACATTACAAAATGATCATCAACGACTTGCCAAAAGAATTTACAATAacttgaattttaaatttcgtaTATTAATCTTTACACTATATCTATGAACCGATGTAAAATGGTTCTTTGCATACAGATAATAATGTGCAAAGCATGTTATGCCCATCCACATCAAAATCTTCAGTTTTCTCGCCGCTGTTGAAGTATGTTATGAtctaaaaacacattttaattgGTTAGCTGATTCGTTCGATAGCATGCTACATCCAGGCCTACTAGTACGTACTTCCTTAGCTCGGACCGTGTCGTTGGGTGCCGAGACTCCTAGTACCTCGACCCACTCGGCGCAAGCACCATTCAATGGCTCCGATAGCATCACTTGAACGTTAACACCATCTGTTGATTTGCCGCTGAACGACTTGCAGCCATCATCCGCGCTGGCTACTTTCAGATGGATGCTTACTGGTTTACCAATGTGCTTTTTCAGCAGAGCACCGTTTACAATTGATCTACGCTCGAATTGCGCCATTGCGTTCGATATTGTTTCGTTACTTTGCTGCCAAAATAGCGTGCTAATGACGAATACTTTCAAGAATGATTTTGTGTGTGGCTGGAAGAATACGCGCTATTTTTCAATGACAACTTACCACTGTCATTTTAATTGGCAGCTGCTGTCACTGTTTTGTCTGTTTTTAACATTCATCTCACTCGCAAGCAATCCCAACAAGAACTTTCCGTAGTATAATGTTGCGATCTCACTTTATCTGCTATCTGTTTTTATTCCCCTCTCACTCATCAGCCTTCATGATTCACTCTACCTCTCGTTACGCCACAACCAACCgaaaaaattcactcactGTCGTTTCAcattttgctctcgcttccatGCACTGCCTCTTCTTCAATTCATCAAAAAGTGATCTTACTCACTGTCCTGtgctctctttatctcttAAGACGGTTAGAGTAAAgaaccatccgtttgtctattgacgatgatggtagatatgctactaaaatcaatcagtatttcatgaaagcatactaaTACGAGGATGAGCTGCAATTCAAAAGGAGGGTATACACAGTTTCCTCTCTGAAGGgtgtgttttgaaaaaaactAACTATCTGGACCATTTAAAGGGGTTAATGTCTTTTGACGGACTGCAATGTTGGGCATTATCGATAAACGACTCACTAGCActccataaaaatgttttctgaCCGAAAACTGCTATTATTTGTACGAATCGGGAGCATTTGTTGTAATTGTTTGAATGAGCCCTTCAATTATATTACATCTCAACATAAATGCTGTAATGGTTCTTTTGGCAACGGATTGGTGAGATATTTAGTATAGAATATTATCTAGTGCTTCTACGAAGCATAAGCATAGCATAGCAGCAggagaagcataaaaataacgTCAAACACGATCAGAAGCGGATGATGAATGATCTCGGTCGCCCAAAACGGCCGATGAACgggtttttgcgtttttgcttGAAGAACAAATCGGTTGAGGGTCTGGCAACCGAAgacaacaaaatgcaaaagaaaaatcttGGAATGCAATGAAAGCGTTTACCCGAAGCCGAAAAAGAGCGCTATATCAAAGAGGCCGAAGTGGATATGAAACGCCATCAAGAGAAGATAAAATATTGGGAGACCAAGATGCTAGCGTCAGACAAATTGGAAGCAGTGCGCGTTAAGAACGTGTTGTTGCCGTCTTCCCTGATGAGCCCTTTTCCTGCTAAAAGAGGACTTACTGTCGAAGCTGCTCACATGGGCAAACCCAAAAAATCTGCTTCCCGTCCATAGGAACTTGGGTGTCTCTTTCCGACTGTTCAGCCCCTAAcagttttcttgcttttcatAATTGGCGTACTGCTACCAGATTGGGAGCAGTTTTATGACGAGATTAAATGGTAAGAGAAACTTATCGTTaatagaagcaataaaaaatattaaaactaCTGAAAATAAGTGTAAACAAGTTGTGACTCACTGTGTTAAAACGACAGTTGGAGTATCCACGGTAGGATCGAGCTAATCGTAACCAAGCACGTACCGCAGTTCAATACCGAGCCACAGATCACTCCACAGCAGGTGAGTGATGACagagaaaaacataaaataggCCATACCTTGTTGACTGTGCTAATTAGCTTCATGATTTTGCGACGTTTTATTGTGATGCCACCGAGCAAGATCACCATTCCAATTGTGCGAATCGCGAATTACTACGGCTCGTTGGGATGAGTTCGTAGGAGTTTGAGATGAGCCCACGTTTCTACCACTACTACCAAAATTTGACCGTACTTGATTAAGTGTGTTGAGTAGCTGGAAAACATCACTATTTTGACCGCCACTAGCAACATTTCCGCCGTTCATTGCATTCATGAGAGTCGTCGATCAATCCAGAGTTGGCCAGGAGCATCTCAACAAGTGGATGAACATACTCCATTCGTTCATCTTGTGGATCGGGATATACTATATAAGAGAGATCTGATGTGATCTTTGAAGGGAAATATCGAATGTATCCATTAGTACTGGAATTTTCTAATATCCTGCGCCTTGCTTCACGGCGCGTTTCTAACTTGTCAACTGAGCCAACAGGCTGGCAACTCATTGATGTCTCCCGTGTTCACGTTGATATTTGGTGAGGAATCCTCCTCCATGGCCCTGTACTGTGTGATCTATTAAGCTATTTATTATATGTTCTCCTTCGATCTGCTATGCCGGctgtagtttttgtttgtttcaatgcGGTGTACTCT encodes:
- the LOC128724157 gene encoding uncharacterized protein LOC128724157; the encoded protein is MLAYATTARIAMSTIAFTVLFCFLLPFFFISYTTIALSRKLWLIILFKRYPWLKRTNIQGIKSFVDRSRNPEVLCVLMEMEGEIDIVQLRAEFLHHISDCSSRHMRLCLPQFILPFMSCWNKYAWLKGTRCADEHIILAPSMHRNRHMKELMCLLNITKVDSFNTNVKDSLITSKTSFLPWRIVCIPIVGDTTNEYNEKCVTSNYLLYMIDLKLLSDAEKHSLNYIPTNGYLERADPLFDNVLEKPYYIPRLWNYILSSIRYHWNEFVYQHDPLESPDIERKQYAGMNQLLSAMFISVVYVCGDFFCSFRSIKGSPLDKIDHLKRLIEREIDKRNLTMRTICDTFLQSLEPVNLLKESIFLIWKTLAIVTLMVPWYAWRETEALLLYGCKGIVDSSTIVGFVVECVPICYGVVLECWRMMRLLVEVSLRLHE
- the LOC128726060 gene encoding uncharacterized protein LOC128726060 is translated as MAQFERRSIVNGALLKKHIGKPVSIHLKVASADDGCKSFSGKSTDGVNVQVMLSEPLNGACAEWVEVLGVSAPNDTVRAKEIITYFNSGEKTEDFDVDGHNMLCTLLSVCKEPFYIGS